In the Phaseolus vulgaris cultivar G19833 chromosome 7, P. vulgaris v2.0, whole genome shotgun sequence genome, one interval contains:
- the LOC137830287 gene encoding polyadenylation and cleavage factor homolog 4-like isoform X8, which translates to MENSRRPFDRSREPGPKKARLIEELDRAPNSGARQFPQLQVISGVATLPSARFRTNERDLESNDFGRRGGAGGGGYQPQPLPFQELVTQYKAALAELTFNSKPIITNLTIIAGENQAAEKAIAATVCANILEVPSDQKLPSLYLLDSIVKNIGRDYIKYFAARLPEVFCKAYRQVDPSVHQSMRHLFGTWKGVFPPQTLQIIEKELGFTSAVNGSSASATLRSDSQSQRPPHSIHVNPKYLERQRLQQSSRTKGVVDDMTGAISNSNNDLEMPGRTLGVLRPWVDPNVTVNNDRARRDAFNDSVPEKSTGASYGSNEFGSNISRNLGLGISRPGGRVTESGHDKGWYNKSGVVAGTMPGQRNGLSLKYSFLNTEAPKSMILDTHHQPAQKITSTQSSVISNSWKNSEEEEYTWDEMNSGLTGHGTSIVSSLSKDAWTADDDNLEVEDRNQVRNPFVEQHSIDELDRKAGQLSRFVSTPSSTSASTARMGNRPFLSNASIGLPGVAGPFHSLGDENPSGQSPLRRRSPSPPGPFSSMTFQARHQQQFGTSHNEVTIKTEKPPVSKVSLARETKSSTSTGNLPTRLGVRPSRTGGPSPATLISSVSTIALPSSLGPSSDNSPALSKIPQRKVGQPPRLSTLPPASSNVSSASAQTSDANNTLNPIANLLSSLVAKGLISAEKESTTKVPSELLTRLEEESDSITTGNSLPVASASGSAAVPVPSIKDDVDDTARTPISLSESTSPGVVNLIGFEFKLDVLREFHSSVISGLFDDLPHHCSICGFRLRFQKQLNRHLEWHATRDREDNGLTKASRWYLKSSDWIFGKAECVSENEADSVDTYGNEADRSQEDATVVAADENQCLCVLCGELFEDFYCEESGGWMFKGAVYFANSDSNSEMGFGDTSTGRGPIIHANCLSDNLISSVPEMEQD; encoded by the exons ATGGAGAACTCGCGTAGACCGTTCGATAGATCGCGAGAGCCAGGACCCAAGAAGGCCCGATTGATTGAAGAGCTGGATCGGGCTCCGAATTCGGGTGCGAGACAGTTTCCTCAGCTACAAGTGATTTCTGGGGTTGCAACGTTACCGTCTGCAAGGTTTAGAACAAACGAAAGAGACCTTGAAAGCAATGATTTTGGTCGCCGGGGTGGTGCTGGAGGTGGCGGTTATCAGCCCCAGCCACTGCCATTTCAGGAGCTTGTTACTCAGTATAAGGCAGCTCTTGCAGAACTTACTTTCAACTCGAAACCGATAATTACCAACTTGACTATCATTGCAGGGGAGAACCAAGCTGCGGAGAAGGCCATTGCAGCAACTGTTTGTGCTAACATTCTAGAG GTTCCTAGTGATCAAAAGCTGCCATCACTTTATCTCTTAGACAGTATTGTTAAGAATATTGGGCGGGATTATATAAAATACTTTGCTGCCAGGCTACCTGAG GTATTCTGCAAAGCATACAGACAGGTTGATCCTTCTGTCCATCAAAGTATGAGACATCTTTTCGGAACTTGGAAAGGAGTCTTTCCTCCTCAGACCCTTCAGATTATTGAGAAAGAATTAGGCTTCACTTCTGCAGTCAATGGCTCATCTGCTTCTGCTACACTCAGGAGTGATTCACAGTCACAACGCCCACCTCATAGTATCCATGTTAATCCCAAGTATTTAGAAAGGCAACGTCTACAGCAGTCCAGCAGG ACTAAAGGAGTTGTTGATGATATGACTGGAGCCATTTCAAACTCAAATAATGACCTAGAGATGCCTGGTAGAACCTTAGGTGTTTTACGACCATGGGTGGATCCTAATGTTACTGTTAAT AATGATCGTGCTCGAAGAGATGCATTCAATGATTCTGTTCCGGAAAAGAGCACTGGTGCATCCTATGGAAGCAATGAATTTGGTTCCAATATTTCAAGGAATTTGGGCTTGGGTATCAGCCGACCTGGTGGTAGGGTGACTGAGTCAGGACATGACAAAGGTTGGTACAACAAATCTGGTGTTGTTGCGGGGACCATGCCTGGACAAAGAAATGGTTTGAGTCTCAAGTATAGTTTTTTGAATACTGAAGCACCAAAGTCCATGATTTTGGATACACATCATCAACCAGCACAAAAAATAACAAGCACACAGAGCAGTGTGATCTCAAATAGCTGGAAAAATTCTGAGGAAGAGGAGTACACATGGGATGAGATGAACTCTGGCTTGACTGGTCATGGTACATCTATTGTTAGCAGCTTGAGCAAAGATGCTTGGACTGCTGATGATGATAATTTG GAAGTTGAAGATCGGAACCAAGTCAGAAATCCTTTTGTG GAGCAGCACTCTATTGATGAGTTGGATCGGAAGGCTGGTCAGTTGAGCAGATTTGTGTCCACACCGTCTAGTACAAGTGCCTCTACTGCCAGGATGGGGAATCGGCCTTTCCTGTCAAATGCATCCATAGGATTGCCAGGAGTTGCAGGACCATTTCATTCTTTGGGAGATGAAAACCCTTCTGGACAGTCACCTTTGCGACGGAGGTCTCCATCACCGCCA GGTCCATTCTCTTCAATGACTTTCCAGGCAAGGCATCAGCAGCAATTTGGCACTTCTCACAATGAGGTTACTATTAAGACTGAGAAGCCACCTGTGTCAAAAGTTTCTTTAGCCAGAGAAACTAAAAGTAGCACGAGTACAGGGAATCTTCCAACTCGATTAGGTGTTCGACCTTCACGAACAGGTGGTCCTTCCCCTGCCACATTAATTTCTTCAGTGTCCACAATTGCATTACCATCATCATTAGGTCCTTCCAGTGATAATTCACCTGCTCTCTCAAAAATACCTCAAAGAAAGGTTGGACAACCGCCTAGGTTATCTACTCTACCACCTGCATCCTCTAATGTCAGCAGTGCCTCAGCTCAGACAAGTGATGCCAATAATACCTTGAATCCAATTGCTAATCTTTTAAGCTCTTTAGTTGCAAAAGGCTTGATATCTGCAGAAAAAGAATCAACAACTAAGGTGCCCTCTGAGTTGCTGACTCGGTTGGAAGAAGAAAGCGATAGCATTACCACCGGTAACTCTTTGCCTGTGGCCTCAGCTTCTGGTTCTGCAGCTGTTCCGGTCCCTTCTATCAAAGATGATGTTGATGACACTGCAAGAACACCCATATCCTTGTCTGAATCAACCAGCCCAGGAGTTGTAAATCTCATTGGCTTTGAGTTTAAGCTTGATGTGTTACGAGAATTCCATTCATCTGTAATTAGTGGTTTATTTGATGATCTTCCACATCATTGCAGCATTTGTGGCTTTAGACTTAGATTCCAGAAACAGTTAAATAGACACTTGGAGTGGCATGCCACAAGGGATAGAGAAGATAATGGTTTAACTAAGGCATCGAGATGGTATCTTAAGTCAAGTGACTGGATTTTTGGCAAGGCTGAATGTGTATCAGAGAATGAGGCTGATTCTGTAGATACATATGGCAATGAAGCAGACAGAAGTCAAGAAGATGCTACTGTTGTAGCAGCAGATGAAAACCAGTGCTTGTGTGTGTTGTGCGGTGAGCTATTTGAAGATTTTTACTGTGAGGAAAGTGGGGGGTGGATGTTCAAAGGAGCTGTTTACTTTGCTAACTCTGATAGCAACAGTGAGATGGGATTTGGAGATACGAGTACAGGAAGGGGTCCTATCATTCATGCAAATTGCTTATCAGATAACTTGATTTCTAGTGTCCCTGAGATG GAGCAGGATTAA
- the LOC137830287 gene encoding polyadenylation and cleavage factor homolog 4-like isoform X10 encodes MENSRRPFDRSREPGPKKARLIEELDRAPNSGARQFPQLQVISGVATLPSARFRTNERDLESNDFGRRGGAGGGGYQPQPLPFQELVTQYKAALAELTFNSKPIITNLTIIAGENQAAEKAIAATVCANILEVPSDQKLPSLYLLDSIVKNIGRDYIKYFAARLPEVFCKAYRQVDPSVHQSMRHLFGTWKGVFPPQTLQIIEKELGFTSAVNGSSASATLRSDSQSQRPPHSIHVNPKYLERQRLQQSSRNDRARRDAFNDSVPEKSTGASYGSNEFGSNISRNLGLGISRPGGRVTESGHDKGWYNKSGVVAGTMPGQRNGLSLKYSFLNTEAPKSMILDTHHQPAQKITSTQSSVISNSWKNSEEEEYTWDEMNSGLTGHGTSIVSSLSKDAWTADDDNLEVEDRNQVRNPFVEQHSIDELDRKAGQLSRFVSTPSSTSASTARMGNRPFLSNASIGLPGVAGPFHSLGDENPSGQSPLRRRSPSPPGPFSSMTFQARHQQQFGTSHNEVTIKTEKPPVSKVSLARETKSSTSTGNLPTRLGVRPSRTGGPSPATLISSVSTIALPSSLGPSSDNSPALSKIPQRKVGQPPRLSTLPPASSNVSSASAQTSDANNTLNPIANLLSSLVAKGLISAEKESTTKVPSELLTRLEEESDSITTGNSLPVASASGSAAVPVPSIKDDVDDTARTPISLSESTSPGVVNLIGFEFKLDVLREFHSSVISGLFDDLPHHCSICGFRLRFQKQLNRHLEWHATRDREDNGLTKASRWYLKSSDWIFGKAECVSENEADSVDTYGNEADRSQEDATVVAADENQCLCVLCGELFEDFYCEESGGWMFKGAVYFANSDSNSEMGFGDTSTGRGPIIHANCLSDNLISSVPEMEQD; translated from the exons ATGGAGAACTCGCGTAGACCGTTCGATAGATCGCGAGAGCCAGGACCCAAGAAGGCCCGATTGATTGAAGAGCTGGATCGGGCTCCGAATTCGGGTGCGAGACAGTTTCCTCAGCTACAAGTGATTTCTGGGGTTGCAACGTTACCGTCTGCAAGGTTTAGAACAAACGAAAGAGACCTTGAAAGCAATGATTTTGGTCGCCGGGGTGGTGCTGGAGGTGGCGGTTATCAGCCCCAGCCACTGCCATTTCAGGAGCTTGTTACTCAGTATAAGGCAGCTCTTGCAGAACTTACTTTCAACTCGAAACCGATAATTACCAACTTGACTATCATTGCAGGGGAGAACCAAGCTGCGGAGAAGGCCATTGCAGCAACTGTTTGTGCTAACATTCTAGAG GTTCCTAGTGATCAAAAGCTGCCATCACTTTATCTCTTAGACAGTATTGTTAAGAATATTGGGCGGGATTATATAAAATACTTTGCTGCCAGGCTACCTGAG GTATTCTGCAAAGCATACAGACAGGTTGATCCTTCTGTCCATCAAAGTATGAGACATCTTTTCGGAACTTGGAAAGGAGTCTTTCCTCCTCAGACCCTTCAGATTATTGAGAAAGAATTAGGCTTCACTTCTGCAGTCAATGGCTCATCTGCTTCTGCTACACTCAGGAGTGATTCACAGTCACAACGCCCACCTCATAGTATCCATGTTAATCCCAAGTATTTAGAAAGGCAACGTCTACAGCAGTCCAGCAGG AATGATCGTGCTCGAAGAGATGCATTCAATGATTCTGTTCCGGAAAAGAGCACTGGTGCATCCTATGGAAGCAATGAATTTGGTTCCAATATTTCAAGGAATTTGGGCTTGGGTATCAGCCGACCTGGTGGTAGGGTGACTGAGTCAGGACATGACAAAGGTTGGTACAACAAATCTGGTGTTGTTGCGGGGACCATGCCTGGACAAAGAAATGGTTTGAGTCTCAAGTATAGTTTTTTGAATACTGAAGCACCAAAGTCCATGATTTTGGATACACATCATCAACCAGCACAAAAAATAACAAGCACACAGAGCAGTGTGATCTCAAATAGCTGGAAAAATTCTGAGGAAGAGGAGTACACATGGGATGAGATGAACTCTGGCTTGACTGGTCATGGTACATCTATTGTTAGCAGCTTGAGCAAAGATGCTTGGACTGCTGATGATGATAATTTG GAAGTTGAAGATCGGAACCAAGTCAGAAATCCTTTTGTG GAGCAGCACTCTATTGATGAGTTGGATCGGAAGGCTGGTCAGTTGAGCAGATTTGTGTCCACACCGTCTAGTACAAGTGCCTCTACTGCCAGGATGGGGAATCGGCCTTTCCTGTCAAATGCATCCATAGGATTGCCAGGAGTTGCAGGACCATTTCATTCTTTGGGAGATGAAAACCCTTCTGGACAGTCACCTTTGCGACGGAGGTCTCCATCACCGCCA GGTCCATTCTCTTCAATGACTTTCCAGGCAAGGCATCAGCAGCAATTTGGCACTTCTCACAATGAGGTTACTATTAAGACTGAGAAGCCACCTGTGTCAAAAGTTTCTTTAGCCAGAGAAACTAAAAGTAGCACGAGTACAGGGAATCTTCCAACTCGATTAGGTGTTCGACCTTCACGAACAGGTGGTCCTTCCCCTGCCACATTAATTTCTTCAGTGTCCACAATTGCATTACCATCATCATTAGGTCCTTCCAGTGATAATTCACCTGCTCTCTCAAAAATACCTCAAAGAAAGGTTGGACAACCGCCTAGGTTATCTACTCTACCACCTGCATCCTCTAATGTCAGCAGTGCCTCAGCTCAGACAAGTGATGCCAATAATACCTTGAATCCAATTGCTAATCTTTTAAGCTCTTTAGTTGCAAAAGGCTTGATATCTGCAGAAAAAGAATCAACAACTAAGGTGCCCTCTGAGTTGCTGACTCGGTTGGAAGAAGAAAGCGATAGCATTACCACCGGTAACTCTTTGCCTGTGGCCTCAGCTTCTGGTTCTGCAGCTGTTCCGGTCCCTTCTATCAAAGATGATGTTGATGACACTGCAAGAACACCCATATCCTTGTCTGAATCAACCAGCCCAGGAGTTGTAAATCTCATTGGCTTTGAGTTTAAGCTTGATGTGTTACGAGAATTCCATTCATCTGTAATTAGTGGTTTATTTGATGATCTTCCACATCATTGCAGCATTTGTGGCTTTAGACTTAGATTCCAGAAACAGTTAAATAGACACTTGGAGTGGCATGCCACAAGGGATAGAGAAGATAATGGTTTAACTAAGGCATCGAGATGGTATCTTAAGTCAAGTGACTGGATTTTTGGCAAGGCTGAATGTGTATCAGAGAATGAGGCTGATTCTGTAGATACATATGGCAATGAAGCAGACAGAAGTCAAGAAGATGCTACTGTTGTAGCAGCAGATGAAAACCAGTGCTTGTGTGTGTTGTGCGGTGAGCTATTTGAAGATTTTTACTGTGAGGAAAGTGGGGGGTGGATGTTCAAAGGAGCTGTTTACTTTGCTAACTCTGATAGCAACAGTGAGATGGGATTTGGAGATACGAGTACAGGAAGGGGTCCTATCATTCATGCAAATTGCTTATCAGATAACTTGATTTCTAGTGTCCCTGAGATG GAGCAGGATTAA
- the LOC137830287 gene encoding polyadenylation and cleavage factor homolog 4-like isoform X4, with the protein MENSRRPFDRSREPGPKKARLIEELDRAPNSGARQFPQLQVISGVATLPSARFRTNERDLESNDFGRRGGAGGGGYQPQPLPFQELVTQYKAALAELTFNSKPIITNLTIIAGENQAAEKAIAATVCANILEVPSDQKLPSLYLLDSIVKNIGRDYIKYFAARLPEVFCKAYRQVDPSVHQSMRHLFGTWKGVFPPQTLQIIEKELGFTSAVNGSSASATLRSDSQSQRPPHSIHVNPKYLERQRLQQSSRNDRARRDAFNDSVPEKSTGASYGSNEFGSNISRNLGLGISRPGGRVTESGHDKGWYNKSGVVAGTMPGQRNGLSLKYSFLNTEAPKSMILDTHHQPAQKITSTQSSVISNSWKNSEEEEYTWDEMNSGLTGHGTSIVSSLSKDAWTADDDNLEVEDRNQVRNPFVVNANREIAIESQANEKKRFPASQHHSSISWKLQEQHSIDELDRKAGQLSRFVSTPSSTSASTARMGNRPFLSNASIGLPGVAGPFHSLGDENPSGQSPLRRRSPSPPVSVHYSHPLQNLAEQDLPQTDKASEFLGGLQSHYIKDSSTALPLNIQDGNLQRSQLKNLQGPFSSMTFQARHQQQFGTSHNEVTIKTEKPPVSKVSLARETKSSTSTGNLPTRLGVRPSRTGGPSPATLISSVSTIALPSSLGPSSDNSPALSKIPQRKVGQPPRLSTLPPASSNVSSASAQTSDANNTLNPIANLLSSLVAKGLISAEKESTTKVPSELLTRLEEESDSITTGNSLPVASASGSAAVPVPSIKDDVDDTARTPISLSESTSPGVVNLIGFEFKLDVLREFHSSVISGLFDDLPHHCSICGFRLRFQKQLNRHLEWHATRDREDNGLTKASRWYLKSSDWIFGKAECVSENEADSVDTYGNEADRSQEDATVVAADENQCLCVLCGELFEDFYCEESGGWMFKGAVYFANSDSNSEMGFGDTSTGRGPIIHANCLSDNLISSVPEMEQD; encoded by the exons ATGGAGAACTCGCGTAGACCGTTCGATAGATCGCGAGAGCCAGGACCCAAGAAGGCCCGATTGATTGAAGAGCTGGATCGGGCTCCGAATTCGGGTGCGAGACAGTTTCCTCAGCTACAAGTGATTTCTGGGGTTGCAACGTTACCGTCTGCAAGGTTTAGAACAAACGAAAGAGACCTTGAAAGCAATGATTTTGGTCGCCGGGGTGGTGCTGGAGGTGGCGGTTATCAGCCCCAGCCACTGCCATTTCAGGAGCTTGTTACTCAGTATAAGGCAGCTCTTGCAGAACTTACTTTCAACTCGAAACCGATAATTACCAACTTGACTATCATTGCAGGGGAGAACCAAGCTGCGGAGAAGGCCATTGCAGCAACTGTTTGTGCTAACATTCTAGAG GTTCCTAGTGATCAAAAGCTGCCATCACTTTATCTCTTAGACAGTATTGTTAAGAATATTGGGCGGGATTATATAAAATACTTTGCTGCCAGGCTACCTGAG GTATTCTGCAAAGCATACAGACAGGTTGATCCTTCTGTCCATCAAAGTATGAGACATCTTTTCGGAACTTGGAAAGGAGTCTTTCCTCCTCAGACCCTTCAGATTATTGAGAAAGAATTAGGCTTCACTTCTGCAGTCAATGGCTCATCTGCTTCTGCTACACTCAGGAGTGATTCACAGTCACAACGCCCACCTCATAGTATCCATGTTAATCCCAAGTATTTAGAAAGGCAACGTCTACAGCAGTCCAGCAGG AATGATCGTGCTCGAAGAGATGCATTCAATGATTCTGTTCCGGAAAAGAGCACTGGTGCATCCTATGGAAGCAATGAATTTGGTTCCAATATTTCAAGGAATTTGGGCTTGGGTATCAGCCGACCTGGTGGTAGGGTGACTGAGTCAGGACATGACAAAGGTTGGTACAACAAATCTGGTGTTGTTGCGGGGACCATGCCTGGACAAAGAAATGGTTTGAGTCTCAAGTATAGTTTTTTGAATACTGAAGCACCAAAGTCCATGATTTTGGATACACATCATCAACCAGCACAAAAAATAACAAGCACACAGAGCAGTGTGATCTCAAATAGCTGGAAAAATTCTGAGGAAGAGGAGTACACATGGGATGAGATGAACTCTGGCTTGACTGGTCATGGTACATCTATTGTTAGCAGCTTGAGCAAAGATGCTTGGACTGCTGATGATGATAATTTG GAAGTTGAAGATCGGAACCAAGTCAGAAATCCTTTTGTGGTAAATGCCAATAGAGAAATAGCCATTGAATCTCAAGCCAATGAAAAGAAACGATTTCCTGCATCTCAGCATCATTCATCAATATCATGGAAATTGCAGGAGCAGCACTCTATTGATGAGTTGGATCGGAAGGCTGGTCAGTTGAGCAGATTTGTGTCCACACCGTCTAGTACAAGTGCCTCTACTGCCAGGATGGGGAATCGGCCTTTCCTGTCAAATGCATCCATAGGATTGCCAGGAGTTGCAGGACCATTTCATTCTTTGGGAGATGAAAACCCTTCTGGACAGTCACCTTTGCGACGGAGGTCTCCATCACCGCCAGTAAGTGTGCACTATTCTCATCCTCTGCAAAATCTGGCAGAGCAAGACCTTCCCCAGACTGATAAGGCATCTGAATTTCTGGGAGGTCTACAGAGCCACTATATTAAAGATTCTTCAACTGCCCTTCCTCTTAATATTCAGGATGGTAACTTACAAAGATCACAACTGAAAAATTTGCAGGGTCCATTCTCTTCAATGACTTTCCAGGCAAGGCATCAGCAGCAATTTGGCACTTCTCACAATGAGGTTACTATTAAGACTGAGAAGCCACCTGTGTCAAAAGTTTCTTTAGCCAGAGAAACTAAAAGTAGCACGAGTACAGGGAATCTTCCAACTCGATTAGGTGTTCGACCTTCACGAACAGGTGGTCCTTCCCCTGCCACATTAATTTCTTCAGTGTCCACAATTGCATTACCATCATCATTAGGTCCTTCCAGTGATAATTCACCTGCTCTCTCAAAAATACCTCAAAGAAAGGTTGGACAACCGCCTAGGTTATCTACTCTACCACCTGCATCCTCTAATGTCAGCAGTGCCTCAGCTCAGACAAGTGATGCCAATAATACCTTGAATCCAATTGCTAATCTTTTAAGCTCTTTAGTTGCAAAAGGCTTGATATCTGCAGAAAAAGAATCAACAACTAAGGTGCCCTCTGAGTTGCTGACTCGGTTGGAAGAAGAAAGCGATAGCATTACCACCGGTAACTCTTTGCCTGTGGCCTCAGCTTCTGGTTCTGCAGCTGTTCCGGTCCCTTCTATCAAAGATGATGTTGATGACACTGCAAGAACACCCATATCCTTGTCTGAATCAACCAGCCCAGGAGTTGTAAATCTCATTGGCTTTGAGTTTAAGCTTGATGTGTTACGAGAATTCCATTCATCTGTAATTAGTGGTTTATTTGATGATCTTCCACATCATTGCAGCATTTGTGGCTTTAGACTTAGATTCCAGAAACAGTTAAATAGACACTTGGAGTGGCATGCCACAAGGGATAGAGAAGATAATGGTTTAACTAAGGCATCGAGATGGTATCTTAAGTCAAGTGACTGGATTTTTGGCAAGGCTGAATGTGTATCAGAGAATGAGGCTGATTCTGTAGATACATATGGCAATGAAGCAGACAGAAGTCAAGAAGATGCTACTGTTGTAGCAGCAGATGAAAACCAGTGCTTGTGTGTGTTGTGCGGTGAGCTATTTGAAGATTTTTACTGTGAGGAAAGTGGGGGGTGGATGTTCAAAGGAGCTGTTTACTTTGCTAACTCTGATAGCAACAGTGAGATGGGATTTGGAGATACGAGTACAGGAAGGGGTCCTATCATTCATGCAAATTGCTTATCAGATAACTTGATTTCTAGTGTCCCTGAGATG GAGCAGGATTAA